Part of the Pseudomonas sp. ADAK13 genome is shown below.
CAGCAGGCTGCTGCAGAAGCCGCGGATTGCCTCGCACGCCTGGCGCAACGAGGCATCATCCAGTGCATAGGCGATGCGAAGGTACGGCCCCAGGCCAAAGGCGCTGCCGTGGACCACGGCCACATTGGCCTCATCGAGCAGCGCCAGGGCCACGTCTTCATCGCTGTGCAGCACGCGCCCGCCCGCCGAGGTACGCCCGATCAGCGCCGCGCAGGAGGCAAACGCATAAAACGCGCCGGCGGGGCGGATGCACCCCAGGCCCGGGGTGTCGTTCAGCAGGTCGACCATCAAATCCCGACGCGCCTGGAACGCCACGCGGCTGTCGCGGATGAAGTCCTTGGGGCCTTCCAGTGCAGCGAGGGCCGCCTGTTGCGAGATCGAGCAGGCGCCGGAGGTTTGCTGGCCTTGCAGTTTTTCCATGGCCTCCAGCAACCAGCGCGGCCCGGTGGCGAAACCGATGCGCCAGCCGGTCATGGCGTAGGCCTTGGACACACCGTTCATGGTCAATGTGCGCGGTGCCAGCTGCGGTTCAACCTGGGCCAGGGTGTGAAATGCCTGGCCGTCGAAGATCAGGTGCTCGTAGATGTCATCGGCGAGGATCAGCACCTGCGGGTGGGCCAACAACACCGCTGCGAGTGCCCGCAACTCGTCCTCGCTGTACACCGCACCCGTGGGGTTGGAGGGCGAATTAAGGATCAGCCAGCGGGTCTGAGGGGTGATCGCGGCGGCCAGCGCCTCGGCTGTCAGCTTGAACCCACTGTCGGCATCACAGGTGACGATGCGCGCTTCGCCGCCGCACAGCTGCACCATCTCCGGGTAGCTGACCCAGTACGGCGCGGGCACGATCACCTCGTCGCCGTCGTTGAGGGTGGCCGCCAGGGCGTTGTAGATCACCTGTTTGCCGCCGTTGCACACGAGGGTGTCCTGCCAGGACACGTCCAGGCCGTTTTCACGCCGGAACTTCGCCGCCACCGCTTCGCGCAGGGCGCGGGCACCCGCCACCTGGGTGTAGCGGGTATGGCCGTTTTCAATGGCCTGGATCGCGGCTTCGCGGATGTGCGCCGGCGTATCGAAATCCGGCTCGCCGGCGCACAGCGAGATGATCTGCGCGCCTTGCGCACGGCGTTCTGCCACGCGGTCCATGATGCGATAGGTGGCAGACGGTTGCGCGCTGGCCAGGCGCGGGTTGAGCCGCTGGATATCGGTGCTCATTGGGTGATTGCCTCGAACTGTGCGTCGTGCATCACCTCGACCACCGAGCGTCCGCTGCGCACCGCTTGCACCATGCCGTCCTGGCGGCGGGCGATGCGCTCGCCGAGGTCCAGGACCTTTTCGATCATCGCCTGGGGCACGAACACCGTGCCGCACACATCGGCGATCACATAGTCGTCCTCGCTGACGCTGACGCCCGCGACGCTGAGGGTCACGCCGGCATCGAGCTGCACCACGCGGTTGCGTGCGCTGATCATGGTCACGCCACGCCCGTACACCGGGTAGCCGATGGCCTCGCTGCCGTCGATATCACGGCTGAACCCGTCGATCACCGTGCCGCGTATGTGTTTGCGCGACGCCGCGTTGGCGATGATGTCGCCCCAGCAGGAAATGCCCTCGATGCCGCCGGCAATCACCAGCACCCGGTCGCGGGTTTCAACCTGTTCAATTACCGGCGTGATCAGGTGCACCGTGGGGGCCACGTCGGACTTGGGGCCGAGCAATACGGTACTGGCGCGGCCGACGATTTTCGGGCAGTTCCACAGCGGGCGCAGGCCTACGGTGGCACCGGACAGGCCGAGGAAATCGAGGGCGTCGGACACGGTGTTGGTGTCCAGTGCGGCCAGGCGGTCGAGCAAGTGGTCAGCGGTCATGGGCAAGCCTCGGGTGACGGAGGCGGCCAGTGTCAGCGAGTCGCTTTGATAGGTATATTACGAAGTACAGAAGCCTTGCATACGCTTAACCTATGGATAAAACCATGATCAACTTTCGCCTGATTCGTCACCTCTGGCTGTTCCTCGCGGTGGCCGAAGAGCAGAACTTCGGCCGCGCCGCCAAGCGCCTTGGCATGTCCCAGCCGCCTCTGAGCGAGCAGATCCAGGTGCTGGAGCAGGCGCTCAAGGTCAAGCTGTTCGACCGCTCGCGACGCGGGGCCCAGCTGACCCCGGTGGGCGCGGCGATCCTGCCGGCGGTGCGCAAGTTCGCCGAGCAACTGGAGCGCCTGGAGCTTGCGGTGGAGGAGGCGGTGGCGGGGCAGTCGGGGATGTTGACCATTGGCGCGATCTCCACGGCGATGTTCGATGTGTTGCCCGGCCTGATCGAACAACTGAAACTCGATTACCCCCAGCTCACGGTGTCGGTACGGGAAATCGACAGCGTCGAGGCGCTGCCGGCGCTGGAAGCGGGGGACATCGACCTGGCCTTCGCCCGTCTGGACGGCGACCTGGGCGCCTCGGTGCAGTCGCTGCCGCTGACGGAAGACCGGTTGGTGGTGGCCTTGCCGGCCGATCACCCGTTGGCGAGCCGCACGCGCATCAGCCTGTCGAGCCTGGCCAATGAACCGTTGGTGATGTTTTCGCGCAATGTCAGCCCGGTGTATTTCGACAACCTGATCGCCACCTGCCGCGCCAGCGGTTTTTCCCCACGGGTGCTGCATGAGGTGCGTTCGGTGGCCTCGCAGATCGCCTTTGTCAGCTATGGGCAGGGCATTGCGCTGGTGCCGGCGTCGCTGAAAAAACTGGCCCCGGCCAATGTGGTGTTTCGCGGGTTGAGCCAGAAACTCAATGTCGTGACCACGGCCATCGCCTGGAACACCCAGCGCCCCAACCCGGTGGTGGAGGCGGTGATCGCGCGGTTTCGCTAAGGGTTGCGCTGGCTCAGGTACTCGAACAGCTTTGCTGCTTCCGGTGCCAACTGCGCCTGGCTGCTGACCCCGACAAACAGGGTGCGCTGCGCCCAGTCGTCGTCCAGTTCCACCGCGATCAACCGGCTGCCCAGCAATTCGTCACGCACCGATGACAACGGCAGGATACCGATGCCCAGCCCGGCTTCGATCATCCGGCAGATCCCGTCGAAACTGCTGACCTGGATCCGCACCTTGAGTACCTTGCCGGCGCTCGCGGCGGCGTCGGTGATCCGGCGCAGCAGCGAGCTGCCCTGATTCAGGGCCACGTAGTCAAAGCCCAGGGTGTCGCTGAAAGAAACACAGCGCTGCGCCGCCAGCGCATGGCCCACAGGCACCAGCAACACCAGCCGGTCTTCACGATACGGCAGCTTGTACAGCCCCTCGGCCGGGACGTTATCGGCAAAGATCCCGATATCGGCGCGGCCACTTTCCACCGCCTGGATGATCGGCTCGCTGAGGGCTTCTTCCAGGCCGATGCGCACGTGGGGGTTGTCCCGCAGGAACGCCGCCAGGTCGTCCGGCAGGAACTGCACCACCGCCGAAGTGTTGGCGAACAGCCGCACATGCCCGCGCACCCCCACCGCGTAGTCACTGGCGTCGCAGGCCATGCGGTTGACGCCTTCCAGGATGATTTTTGCGTGTTCAACCATGCCTTGTCCCGCCGCCGTCAGCTCCAGCCCCCGTGGCAGGCGCACGAACAGCGGGCACTCGGTGGTGCGCTCCAGTTCGGCCAGGCGCTTGCTGGCCGCCGAGACGGTCATGTTGGCCTTTTCCGCGGCGCGGGTGAGGTTGGCGGTTTCGGCGGCGAAGATCAGCAAGCGCAGGGACAGCAGGTCGAAATGCAGGGGATTGATCATCAAGGGTGTCCGAGGGTTTCCAATCTGGAAAGGATAGTGGCGAAATCCGAAATTTTCATCCGCCCGGTTTGTGTCGATTATCCAGGGCACACGCACTCAACAAGAACGGAAAACGTCATGGGCTTACCGCTGCAAGGTCTCAAGGTCGTGGAGCTGGGTCAACTGATTGCCGGACCCTTTGCCGCCAAGATGCTCGGCGAATTCGGCGCCGAGGTGGTCAAGATCGAACCGCCGGTGACCGGCGACCCGCTGCGCAAATGGCGACTGCTGCACGACGGCACGTCCGTGTGGTGGGCCGCGCAATCACGCAATAAACGCTCGCTGACCCTTGATTTGCGCCAGGCCGAGGCCCAGCAGGTAGTGCGCCAACTGGTGGCCGACGCCGATGTGCTGATCGAGAATTTTCGCCCCGGTACCCTGGAAAGCTGGGGCCTGGGCTGGGACACGCTGCATGCGCTGAACCCTAAGTTGATCATGCTGCGGGTTTCCGGCTACGGCCAGACCGGCCCTTATCGGGACCGACCCGGCTTCGGCGTGATCGGCGAAGCCATGGGCGGCCTGCGCCACCTGTCCGGCGAGCCGGGGCGTACGCCGGTGCGAGTGGGCGTTTCCATTGGCGACTCGCTGTCGGCGTTGCACGGAGTGATCGGCATCCTGCTGGCCCTGCGGCACCGCGACCAGAACGGCGGCGAAGGCCAGCAGATCGACGTGGCGCTGTACGAGTCGGTGTTCAACATGATGGAAAGCCTGTTGCCCGAATACTCGGTGTTCAACACCGTGCGCGAACCCGCCGGCAGCAGCTTGCCGGGCATTGCGCCGACCAATGCGTACCGTTGCCGCGATGGCGGTTTTGCGTTGATCGCGGGCAATGGCGACAGCATCTATCAGCGCCTGATGGAAGTGATCGGGCGCCCCGACCTGGCCGCCGACCCGGCGCTGGCGCAGAACGACGGCCGGGTGTTGCAGGTTGAACGCATCGACGCCGCCATCTCCCAATGGACCGCACACCTGCCGCTGGAAGAAGTGCTGTCGATCCTCACCGAAGCGCGCATCCCCGCCGGCAAGATCTACACCGCCGCCGACATCGCCCACGACCCGCATTACCGGGCCCGCGACATGCTCCTCGACAGCGTGCTTGGCGACGGCACGCCGGTGACCTTGCCCGGCATCGTGCCCAAGCTCGGCACCACCCCGGGCCGCGTCTTGCACCCGGCGCCCACCCTGGGCCAGCACACCACCGAGATCCTCGACGGCCTCGGCATCGCCCCCGCGCAGCAAGCCGACTGGCGCCAGCGCGGCATTATTTGAACCGGAGGAACAGCCATGCAACGCCTGTTTTTGCAGGAAGTCGCCACCCGTGACGGCTTCCAGAACGAAGCACGGTTTATCGAGACCGCCGACAAGATCGCCATGATCGACGCCCTCAGCCAGTGCGGTTTCGCCAAGATCGAAGTCACCTCGTTTACCTCGCCCAAGGCCATCACCGCGTTGCGGGATGCCGAAGCG
Proteins encoded:
- a CDS encoding pyridoxal phosphate-dependent aminotransferase → MSTDIQRLNPRLASAQPSATYRIMDRVAERRAQGAQIISLCAGEPDFDTPAHIREAAIQAIENGHTRYTQVAGARALREAVAAKFRRENGLDVSWQDTLVCNGGKQVIYNALAATLNDGDEVIVPAPYWVSYPEMVQLCGGEARIVTCDADSGFKLTAEALAAAITPQTRWLILNSPSNPTGAVYSEDELRALAAVLLAHPQVLILADDIYEHLIFDGQAFHTLAQVEPQLAPRTLTMNGVSKAYAMTGWRIGFATGPRWLLEAMEKLQGQQTSGACSISQQAALAALEGPKDFIRDSRVAFQARRDLMVDLLNDTPGLGCIRPAGAFYAFASCAALIGRTSAGGRVLHSDEDVALALLDEANVAVVHGSAFGLGPYLRIAYALDDASLRQACEAIRGFCSSLLTEEEK
- a CDS encoding RraA family protein, whose amino-acid sequence is MTADHLLDRLAALDTNTVSDALDFLGLSGATVGLRPLWNCPKIVGRASTVLLGPKSDVAPTVHLITPVIEQVETRDRVLVIAGGIEGISCWGDIIANAASRKHIRGTVIDGFSRDIDGSEAIGYPVYGRGVTMISARNRVVQLDAGVTLSVAGVSVSEDDYVIADVCGTVFVPQAMIEKVLDLGERIARRQDGMVQAVRSGRSVVEVMHDAQFEAITQ
- a CDS encoding LysR family transcriptional regulator, whose protein sequence is MINFRLIRHLWLFLAVAEEQNFGRAAKRLGMSQPPLSEQIQVLEQALKVKLFDRSRRGAQLTPVGAAILPAVRKFAEQLERLELAVEEAVAGQSGMLTIGAISTAMFDVLPGLIEQLKLDYPQLTVSVREIDSVEALPALEAGDIDLAFARLDGDLGASVQSLPLTEDRLVVALPADHPLASRTRISLSSLANEPLVMFSRNVSPVYFDNLIATCRASGFSPRVLHEVRSVASQIAFVSYGQGIALVPASLKKLAPANVVFRGLSQKLNVVTTAIAWNTQRPNPVVEAVIARFR
- a CDS encoding LysR family transcriptional regulator; translation: MINPLHFDLLSLRLLIFAAETANLTRAAEKANMTVSAASKRLAELERTTECPLFVRLPRGLELTAAGQGMVEHAKIILEGVNRMACDASDYAVGVRGHVRLFANTSAVVQFLPDDLAAFLRDNPHVRIGLEEALSEPIIQAVESGRADIGIFADNVPAEGLYKLPYREDRLVLLVPVGHALAAQRCVSFSDTLGFDYVALNQGSSLLRRITDAAASAGKVLKVRIQVSSFDGICRMIEAGLGIGILPLSSVRDELLGSRLIAVELDDDWAQRTLFVGVSSQAQLAPEAAKLFEYLSQRNP
- a CDS encoding CaiB/BaiF CoA transferase family protein; the protein is MGLPLQGLKVVELGQLIAGPFAAKMLGEFGAEVVKIEPPVTGDPLRKWRLLHDGTSVWWAAQSRNKRSLTLDLRQAEAQQVVRQLVADADVLIENFRPGTLESWGLGWDTLHALNPKLIMLRVSGYGQTGPYRDRPGFGVIGEAMGGLRHLSGEPGRTPVRVGVSIGDSLSALHGVIGILLALRHRDQNGGEGQQIDVALYESVFNMMESLLPEYSVFNTVREPAGSSLPGIAPTNAYRCRDGGFALIAGNGDSIYQRLMEVIGRPDLAADPALAQNDGRVLQVERIDAAISQWTAHLPLEEVLSILTEARIPAGKIYTAADIAHDPHYRARDMLLDSVLGDGTPVTLPGIVPKLGTTPGRVLHPAPTLGQHTTEILDGLGIAPAQQADWRQRGII